The nucleotide sequence agagagagagagagagggaaagaaatACACTCATAagcatatttttataaaaatatatgtcTTAGGATCGACATTCATCAACCCTTATACCATTTATAATACCTACGTACGTACCAATAAAATTACGTTCTCCCATGTGTTATCCCTCTTGcttcattatttttcaaatatgcATATCCCAATATCACAGTCAGGAGTCGAATTTAGGAACCCATTTAACTTGTTTCCCAGTTGATCATCTTCATCCCTAGCACTACTACTctgcaacaacaacaatgcCATATCTGATTCATCATTTGCACCAAAGCTTGCTTCTCCATCACCTTCATATCTCTCCTCTTGACTCAACTGTGAAGCCACAAACTTGTCCAGAGCCCTCCAGTCAGTAACCTTCTTGGCATCGTTGCACCCTCGAATACTTTGCTGGTCTTCTATTTCGATGTTATTCTCCGATATAAGAGACGTTGAGCTCGGCCGCTTTATTAAGGGAAGAGACGGGCTCTCAAGCTGAGGAAGCTGGACAAACGGATCAGAGTGCAGGAAGTTCAAACTGTCAGCTTCTGTCTCTTGCTTGCACATGAAATTCTGGCTTAAAAAGCTCTGGGGCTGCCTCGAGATCATATAATTGGTTGGATCAGCGACGGAAGTGAGACCGTTAAGTTCTTCATAGAAGTAGCTTGAGTCCCACCCTTCGATGCTTTTGTTTTGACTACTGGTTCTCTTCTTGAATGCTCTGCACACGACCCATCCTTCTTCCTGCAAAAACTTAACCAAGGTACTTATTTGTAAGTGGAAGGAGAcagaaataattaattaatgtatttcgattattttaattcttaatCATTTTGTTGGTGGAAACTGGAAAGAGGTTGAGAGGGTCAATGTTCCTTTAGgagaaaagtgaaaattttcCCTTTCTACCTTTAATATACATGCATTTTCTTTAATTAGCTTTTGGAGTTTTCTTTCTGTTTGGTAGAGAGAGGTAGTAAGTTGATGTCAATCTAAAGGTAATGGCCATGCAATGGAACTTTGCTTTTTGACGAACTGAAAGCCACAGTTAGAAGATGAATTGGCAGAAAGCAAATTAATATATACGCGCTTTTGAAGGCTTTAACTTTTGACTTTGATGTGGCGTTGGTGGAAGTGAATGTGCATACATTAGTGTCTACGAGTTacgcatgcaaattaagtgagATTGTTCTACTATTCCATTTAGAAAAACTGTTAGTTTCTGCTTTTTTTTAGATTTGCATTATATAGTCAATTGTGATGGATGTGAGACCCAT is from Pyrus communis chromosome 10, drPyrComm1.1, whole genome shotgun sequence and encodes:
- the LOC137748993 gene encoding NAC domain-containing protein 37-like; the protein is MMESIESTVPPGFRFHPTDEELVGYYLRKKVASQKIDLDVIRDIDLYRIEPWDLQERCRIGYEEQNEWYFFSHKDKKYPTGTRTNRATMAGFWKATGRDKSVYDKAKLIGMRKTLVFYKGRAPNGQKSDWIMHEYRLESDENGPPQEEGWVVCRAFKKRTSSQNKSIEGWDSSYFYEELNGLTSVADPTNYMISRQPQSFLSQNFMCKQETEADSLNFLHSDPFVQLPQLESPSLPLIKRPSSTSLISENNIEIEDQQSIRGCNDAKKVTDWRALDKFVASQLSQEERYEGDGEASFGANDESDMALLLLQSSSARDEDDQLGNKLNGFLNSTPDCDIGICIFEK